The sequence TCTGGGAATCTTCAGCAACAACTCCTAATTTCCACATAAACCAcctaaaaataactatttttaacactttcaaGATGTTTGTGCCTTCATTAGCATTATTATTGCTAATACAATAAATGCAGTCCCAGTTTAGCACTCGCGTGTATACAGTTTCtccataatattaaaaaacagatcGTGGCGCAGTCCTTTAGATATCTGCTGTATGTGAGTCTTGATAAGGTTATAATTCTCTTCTTCATAGATGGCATAAGTGTTGGGTAGCGATAGCGCCTCGTAAAGATTTTTTACTGCCGTCACAGATTCTGGATCGGACCTGTGTGATAAAACAATTAGAATACATTCGTAATAATTGACGGtcatatataataaatatatacctGCCGTAATGCTCCtccataatttttctttgcgCAGGTGATGCCCTCTGTAACGCCATCACCGCCAACCACGAGCACTTGCCCGATTGGATATCAGTACCGGTCTTCCCGGTCACATCTGGATCTCCAAAGCAATCCAGGAAATCATCCTGAAACGtccaaaaatcaatttccccCGTACCAAAATTctgttcaaattttatttacttgaaTCTGGAAAAACTGCCCCATTTCCACAAAGATGGTCCTGACTTGCCTGTGCTGCTCTGGATCATCCATACCGGCTAAGTACATGGCAACCGCTACTGGCAGTTGAAAACTGTAGTACGCAGTCTTGTATTTGACTATCGAAGTGTATCTGGAAAGATTCAATGTAGAAGCCACGGCACTACTGCAGCAATACCATGGTTCTCACCGGCTCATAGTGAACATCTCCAATTTGGGCTTTCCATTGGAATCCAGACACATCGAATCCAGACTTTGACCTAAGGTGGTTCTTAAGGTAACATCGTGGAAAAGTTCCATTAGCGGTACGTACATTGGGTGCTCCCTGAAGTACCTGAAAACCCCTTTGTGgtattcaacaaaaaaacaaaaaatgcacaagacaaattactttttaatcaGCAGAAACACGGCATTTCCTATCATGAGAGAGTCGTTGATGGCACCGAGGCCGATTCCAGGTTTGCGGTACCAGCAGAGGAAACCACGACGGAATTCGGAATCATCCATTATGTCGTCAATAATCAGAAAGTGCGTATGGAGCTGGCAAAgacatatgaaaatataattggAGGTTTGTCAATAATGACAGCTATCTCGACAATAGTAGCATGACGTAAGCTGTCTTATTGACGTCAGTCACTTCTGACAATTGTCGCGTTCACGTCCCAATGATAACTATACTTTTGACAAATGACTGCCGTACTTTCGCAGTATTTATGGTTTTCTGTTGTGTCAACCTAATATTGTAGTAGCACCGAGTATATTCTCTTCAAATCACCGATGATGCTAGAGTTAAAAATAGCTCGATATTGAATAAAGCTGCATAAACGGTATTTACTGATAATGAGTTCTAGTGCTATTGATAGGCAATATTGACTAAATAGGGTTAAAAACATGTTACGTTGGACgtaatttaagtaattttaacgACGTTTTGAAGTatataaaacatgtttattcaaaaatattgttgctaattatttattgttctgCAAATAAAACTGCGGGAGATTAGAgattgataataattaaacgattttttaacgCCGTTCGTTCTGATTTAAACTAGTAAACGCTAAATTCTCTATGCACGGAATGATTATTTCAGCTGTTATCGAAAGCACTGGCAACTGAATAATTAGCAATTAAAAAACCTGTTAAGACCTTGACTTTGGTTCGCTGCAAATAAACAGGAAAAGCGGTCAGATGCCGTTAAATGCTTTGTTAACAACGcattttctctatattttttagGCACCATATGTGCcagaattcgaaaaaaattgtacatgAAGATGGGAACTTCTGATATCCGTTGTAAAACATGTATTTCCGAGCGCAATTTAACCTACTTTTCGAGCTTGACAACAATACTTAATTTTAAGCCCGGTTAGCGATAAGTTAAACTACCAGATTAGTAACAGTATCcaaaaccaatattttttaactacaaGTCTATTACATAAACGCTGTTGCCGCCGCGAAACAAATAAAGTTCAGTAATCTCGTTTGAAATATGCACGCTTCTGGCGCGTGGAACCCCGAGAGACGTAGTACCTTGGTGCTTTTACTCACCATTTCGATGCACCACCCCAAAATGCTGATCAATTTGATGTTCTCAGGGGTGAGTTTGGCGGGATCTTCGAGTATCTTGTAGGAGGAAATAGCAATCAGGCCTCGGTTCTTCTTGCCGTTTGGAGTGTTGTATTGGAGTACCTGACGGGGAGATTTTTAAGCGGTTAAGATTTAAATGGACAATGATGAACGTAAATGGAAATGTTTCGGAAGATACATGAAAGGGAATTTATTTctagaatattttataataaattttatataaacgtTCTATAGTGGAATTGTGCGCATTGGCGCACGTCATCTTTAAtctcaaaatctaaaaaagttaaatctaaaaatagtcTTAAGTCATTGGATTTAAGACTATTTAGTGTGCGGTTATTCCggcagaaaaatgaaaattgcttAAGACGATATAAGAGTTTCCAAGGGAGTATGACGAGGTAAAGTGAACTGAAAAGTGTATATAAAAACGTCTTtctaacaatttttatattaaaaatttgccattAAAATCGACTTGTGCtaatgaaacattaaaaaaaactgtaacaaATAAAAGCCAGGGGCGCACTGAGGAGGAAAATAAATGcgatgtataaaaaatatgcgcatgttttgtataattttaattttaaaaagtcacAACACTTTTGAACACGATCTAGACCAATGTACAatctataaataaactttttcaaaattctttaaaaatgcattaaatcAGAGGCGTATGCCGGATATAATAACAgactgaaataaaaaaaagaaccCTTTCCCACCTTATCcttccaattttatttaacaaataccCAAATATACATGTCTATATGCATCAAACATGGACGTACCGGaagaaaaaacgtaaaatgataaaatgtaatcttgaaaattgtttatttactttgaGGGTAGATTTAGATCACCGAACACTTCTCATTTTGCTCTCCAAATAgctcttaaaaaaagataagATTTGAGGTCAACTGACTGATATAGTGAATTCACTGAAACAACAATAAGCAACTGGAAAAATCGTGCTTTTTCAAAACTCTTTTCCTGCTCTTAGGCACTACTTACACtaataaacttttcaaatttcatctCTTAAAGCCCCCCAAAcgaacttttcattttctcaTCCAAAATTTGACCATACAATCACCTAAGATAACTTAAAATTGACCTTTTTGAAGCAGTGACTAACCTTGGCAAATCTCTTCATGACGTCCGGCAGTTCCGGGTTGCGCCCTACTTCAGTCAGCTCTCTAACTATATCAGGGAAAAGTGCCATAAAGTCCCTAGACTGCTCCTTAGAGGCCAGAGCTGTGGATTGGGCCTTGGGCCTGACCAGGGTCTGTTGAATGGTTGATAAGGCCCTAGAAAACCAATATCTGGTAAATTCGATTGagccaaacaaaaattatcttcttGATAAAGCCTTACTTTGACTGTGCTGATGCCATGCTGATTTTAGAGGATATGAGGGATAGAAGCGATAATGACAACGGGGTTTAGGTATTTTGTGTAACAAAAAGTGTTGATGCCAGTGGCGGTCTTCGCGGATTTTAGACGGAATGTTACGGAGAAGGCCCAGGCGACGCCTATGGTAACAAAGATGCGGCCATAGAGCTAAGGTCACTGTCATCAGATAAGGGGAATTTGCATCATAATTCTTTTCACTACCATTGACGTCCATACGAAGGGATATCCCTATGCTTAACACCAAATTTGAACAACAGACAATGCAATATTTAGTGTCGgttcaataaaattgattattgacCTTGCAAATTCTATAAACAGTTTATTACGCggtataaattaaataagattttGTTATCTATATAGAAGTGTTTTGGGAAAAGCCCTTTGAAGttctttctttcttcttgCTATCTTCATAGTACACTAATCtgcgaataaatttaatatccaAGAGTTCTAAAAAAGCCCCTTAAGGCTTCTTGAAACTTCCAACTGACTCTTTGATACGTTTTGTCAAGACCTTGTAAGATCAAAAGTTTGTTACAGTAACTTCTCAGTTTTGAGACTTACACTAATcttgaaaatcagttttatatATAGGAGGCTTGAGAATCATAAAGCCCCTTGAGACTCTTTGAGGTTTCAAATTAAGTGTTCGACACACCTTGTCGTGGCCTTGTGAAATCAAAAATTTGctcttataaattttaaatttggcattTCACACTAAAGCAAAAAATCAGTTTACTATCAAGAACATGTGAAAGCCCGGAGTGAAACTGCTTGAGGCTCTTTGAGTCTCCAGGTTTTACTCCAAGCATTGAGGCTTTAAACCAAAAAGGTATATGCACCTTTTTGTAGCCTTGAGAAATCAAAGATGAGCTCTCgtaaattctcaattttgagGCTCatactaattcaaaaaattaatttaacatcAAGAAGACGTGTATGCTCCAAGTGAAGCTCCTCGAAACTCTCTAAAGCTTCAAATGTTACTCAATATATTGAGCCTATAAATTGAGAACTGAAAGTTCCATATTGAGGgctataaaactaaaaattctttCTAGTAGTTCAAACCCATATACAGACACGTTGACAAATAGAGCTCTCAATAGCACCTACCTGATGTTATTGTGCTGTATCTGTCTCATCCACCTCTTGTAGTTTACATTCTGTTCATAACTACTCTCCACACTgttcaatttgttttcttgAGCCCTGGATAGGGCATCACTGTTTTTATCCGTCGAAGTCTTGCTGATACCTCTGCGTAACTCCTTCAACAGCTCCCTGGAGGAGCGGTTCCTGCCTAATTTTATGCTGAACATGGCTGTCTCTTATTTCGGCTTTTTCACAGGTAAACGCCCGATATAACAAACTGTATCACACGCAACATTCGATAGTTTATAAAACAATGTAAACACAGAGCAGTCGAGATGGTTTATATAGAGTGCGATAAGGAGGGAACGAAAACAAGTCGTCGTCTCCCTCTAGCTTGCACATATTGAATGAGTGTGTTTAAAGGCGGACTTGCCggtttttagtttaaaatccCGCAACCTCAGATATCCAATAACTCCTTCCCGCATTGAGTAGTGACAACGCTCAATTGCTGATGAATATATTCAATTACAtatgttttaatatattcTTATGTGAAATGAATAATATGAAGTTTAGAACCTTAATAATGGGAATGTAGGAGGTAATAAACTTGGGGGGCCTCACGGCTGGAATTTTATTGAGCAACCAAAACGAAACCTAAAAATAGTAATCACGTGACTGGAATAAATGAATATACCTGTTTCAGCGTGTTTCAGATGGAGTTACCTTAAGATAGGAAAGGATGGTTATCTCGAGAGGTGACTACGTCACTTTCCTAATTGGCGGTTTGAATTTTATGCCACAAagaagataaattttaaatgtacaCCTACAGAACGCTACTGTACCATTTTCAGTACAATCACAAAAATACACCTTCCTGACAAATGTtgctgtttttgtttattagaaGAGACTTTAACATTTATGCATAAATAGGTAAAAGCGTCAACAGCAGCTGCTTTATGACGAATCCAGAATTTTTCCATGGCTTCCAGTTAAAATTGTAGACATTTTAGTACAATTATCCTTAATTTAGTACAAAAGCATTGAAGTCTTGCGGGTGTCAACTTTTTcagtttccatggaaaccctcatgaaatgtaaaaaaacaggTAGTATAATCTCGTTTTTAAGTGTTTCTATTGGTATCTTAATTATAATacatcatttaattaaaagataatttgTTTAATCAGCAATTTAAATGATCAATTAACactcattaataattaatacttaatatattatttaaaagaattaaacattttaaatcacCAATTGTTATGGCAAAAACATGACAGATTgtccatttatttttagcattcatcaacaaagagaaaaaagacaaaaccATTATTCTGGTCTCAATTCTCTTTATAGTTAAATTTGCATATGGATTTACCAAGGGAGGCAAAACAACGCAGCTTCTGTCTCTTttctaattatatttattattgcaaatatttgtcATTGAAACGCacgtgaaaaatatttaattatttccttgaGGAGGCTCCACTTGGCAACCTTGCAATGGTGTACGTGCGGAGTTCATCAAGTCTTATGGTAAGAACCTGGGGCCCCccttgaaaacaaattatcaGCTGATGTTTTACAATTGTTGCGTTATGGGTATTATAATATCGTAATGTTCCTATAGTGACAAAAATAGCAGCGGCAAATTGGTTGTGATTGATGTAAATTGCTTCACTTTGGactaaaatatatgaaatttaaaggtTTCTTCATAGTCGAAAACAGGAGATTTTTATACTGGAGAATGTGGAAATCTTCAAAATCCCCCTGATGAAATGTGAAATCGATTAAGATTTATTAGTTAGGAATCAGTAATTAATTGTTGATGGAGTTTTTTTCTtggacttttttcttattaaacaTTGAGATTTTGAGAGCCTTCGAGCAATTACTCtagaaattaatcaaattgaTCGCCTCGATGAGCTCTACAAGTGTGCACTAGGCGTGTTGCTCTGTCTCTTTTAGTTTCCGAAATTTAGAGtaactttaatattaatttttgcggTTTTGAAGGAGTTTAATCGAAATTAAAGTTCTTCAAGAGGCATGGATACtcaatttttaccattttaaaatgtttttctaaatCTCTTCCAAAAAACATACGATTCGCTTTTGAGTCTTCACATCTAGAAAAATGATCAAGTTCACCAATACATCAAGAACTATTTTTTCACACACGTCTCTCATGAAACCTTAGTAAACTAAACACTTATTGAGACTAATTTAATACCTGCAAGAGCAtctataaaagttttttgtttttacaaaataatttttcaggcGTATTTTTCGGCTCTCTGTACATAATTATGAAGAAGCTTACACTTATTTTAATCATTGCAAAAAATGAACGAACAGTGATTTTTTAGCTGCTTCAACGCAAttatgaaaatgtgtaaattagatgataaatgacaaattagatgcagattaataaatattagttacatgtgtaaaatattgatttgtttattattttttactaattaataataaaggtTATGGAGTTCGCATTGTGTTTCCTTGACAGAATGATGGATGAcaattttgattgaatttttttataattgacagaattaaaaaaatctaagtcTATTAACAAAAAACAGTATTGTGTGGACATAATAATGAAGGAGAATTGTATTGAGTTAATAAAAGGACATTCGCAGCTGTTTGTGtgtcttttaaaaattcaatattaatccATTGTGCAACACTATCCCAAATTCACcattaaattcctaattttttaaaatcaaagtaTAAAAGAGTAttatgtttcaaattattaataatggaCGAAACTCTGCTAATTTCCTAGTGCTACACTGCTTGGTGACAGAATCACAAATGTACAATAAAGGCAGTAGTGTAGAACTGTtagtaaaataagaaaattgttcAATACAGAAGCTATATATTTATCAATATAAATAGcagtatttttagtttaagttCTTAAGGAAGTTAACAGCGCTCGGAAGGTTATGGAcatttaataaactttcaaGGTTTTTGAACTCTAGAATCAAGCATACCGCCATTACAGTCTGCTGCTCTCAATCCCATTTTTCAGCATTACCAGGAATTCCAAAAAAGCACTACAAAGGGGATGCTGAACCGAATAAGGTCAATATCGTTCCAAAATTGGTTCATCAACATCCATTATCTCTCACAATCGCCCATTATAATAATcaacaataaatttgcattaaacaCCAAAATtggattaattaaaatgcagagacgtacaaaaaatttttaaaggaaaatagaTGAAATACTATAAAccaaaagagaaaaactaTCGATATTGATCCTGATTATCAAACATTTATTGATTAGAGACAAGGGAAGCATCCTTCGGACTTTGctcttttttatctttaaattatattttttctggtACCGCTACTGTTTTGAAGTCCACACCAGTGGCAGGCTGCAGCATCACCATCGTCATCAACGAAGAACTAAAAAACGGTGGTGTGTGCAATGACCAGGGCGCTTTCCCGGAAACGGGCATTGTCCACACTTCCGGACACCGTGTCCAAGGCCCGGCGTCATCCAACTACCACCGAAGGGTACTCTTCGGGTACCGCACAGTTTGCAGAGAGTCACGAGCCGCGCGGTACTTTAACGCGAATAGTGACCGTTGAGTGGACGTTTCTGCGACGTTTTTATTGAACATAAACACGGACTCGGACGTAGGATTATACTTGGTGAGTGCAAAATGAGTCAAACAAACGTCACTGCTTATTGGTTAAAAGTTAACTAAACATGGGAAAAGtgtttaaggaaattttcttgagGAGAGGTTTTTGCACCTCTCAGGGGATGACTAGCCACAGTTCTAATATGTCGCAATCCAGATTATCTGGAAAATCGCAGCCCAATTTGGTAACTGTAGATCTCATTTCCTGTTAAATTTATCTGGAGGTTAAGTAATTACACCCCCTATTTATGCCCCTAGTGggctaaaattttattattcataaaacTGAGATCAAAACCCTATTTTGGCTCTTAAACTTGACCAGTCAATAACGGCTTATTTTCAGACAATGTGTCTTCAAAAATacaatggaaaaaatcaatttatttagaGAATCAGAGGGGTGAAGCTTTAAAATCCAGGAAAATAAggctaaaaaaatcttttttttttaagaataagaGAGCAGCGGCAGCTCACGTTTGGCTTATTTTAGCtcaaaaatgtgataaaattacttcttgaaatatttcctgTATCAAAGGATTAAAACTCGGTAAATCTAAAATCAGgataaaaatctataaaagaTTAAGTGATCGAATAATactcattttcaattaaagttaGCTTAGAAATGTAACACaaatagtaaatttcaattatctgGCCTCTTAGTGGAGTAAAATCCTTATAATTAACCGGTCAGTGATGGCtcattttcgtttaattttagtttaaaagggcaataaaaaattccaaattccgTTATATCTACGCTTATTGGAGCAAAACgacaaacatttttacagCCAAATTTAGCCTAGCAACgcattaaaaaagtaaaaatttaatgatatcTGTATGAGATTATTATATGAGAAATACtataaaaacctaaaatgacATCAAAAAGACTGTATTTGATCTTGGAGCTAGAAAGTCCGAAAAAGCGCCTTtctcaacaatttttaacacaGGAATATATTGGTGGTACCAAAACTGACCTCAAATCAATACCAATATCGAACCATCAGCAGTAGTCTTAAAAAGAAACCAAGCACTAAGAGATtaaaaagcaacaaaataCCGAACAAAAGGAGCAGCAATGAATACGTTGTATTAGAGGGTAAAGAAGCACAAAGTGCACAACCCAAAATGATCCCGACCTGCACTATGTAGCGTAGATCCCCTTGACGTTACTGCCACACTTGTCTTTGACCATTTTCAAGAAGCGCACCAACAAGGCGAAATTGTTAAAAGACGCTGACACGCGTGCAAGACTCCAATAATATTCCGGTGCTCGGTTACCTAGTGATACCTGTAAAGGGTTCATAGCTTGCCGAAAGCCCTAAGCATCGGCATCGTTTCAATCAATGATGCATTCGTATCTGGAGCAAGCCAGAGAGCGATATTTTTCCATGGTACCACCGGGTTGGAGACAAATGGTACCAGTTCATTAGTGGTGAAATATATAATGATTCGGAAGCCGAGATTCTCGCACAGTCCCTTGTAGAAATAACAGTATTAATAGACACAGTGATTTTAGTGATAGCAATGTGGTTATTAACCTACTCCTCGACGATTTCAACGATGGTTGGATTGGGAATTCTAAGAGGGATGCGGGTCCCAAGGGGTATTTTTAGTACTTACCTGAAAAGGTTGGGGGGTCGGGCCAGCATGCGCATGAGAGACATCtgaagcaaaaacaaaaattaatgaggATTTTGCATACTAAAGCATCTTTGACGTGTGGCAATGTGATTTAATTTGCGTACAAAAACAGGTGCAAAAATCCGGAATTATTTAGCACCAGAGTACCGGAATGTGCCATTGACGTTCCGGTCGAAGCACCATAGCCCCGGAAGCGCGCTTCCGCCTTTTTGTCACTGCGCCGATTTAAATACCCCACATCTCAGcatagataaataaataccttTCTAATACTATTTCACGAATTAAGCATAGGTACGCTCATGAGGTCAACGACATTGGCGTAGGCCTGGATTTTCGACCAATTTTTAAGGTCGAAAAATGGTCGCTAATGATTAGCCCCGCCTTAATTGCCATACGTTTCGGCTGCGTTGCGCTGAACTCGACCTTCTGCGCAATTGCGCAAACGGTCATTGTCGTTCGATgttggaaaaaaacaaaacaaggaCGACTAATTCGTATCAATCATCGTAATGATAATAAAGCATAATACAGCACTGGTGATGTAAAATTCCGCCATCTTGTTGGGAAATGTCAtcaaacaaaataatgatGGCACTTGCCAAGAAAGAAACAATTTCGCAGGAGAGGACAAAGAGCATATTgttgtcaaaattaaaaaagaaggGTAAACTTGTCAGCGATTGCACAAATCTTTAGGAAACATCCACCATCTTGTTGGTCACTTCTCAAGACACATCAGCCATCTTGcacattcaaaaacaaaagCGAAGCGCATGGTTACCATTTATTAAACCCCAGAGAAGTAAATAATGTTCTTAACAAATATTAACAGAGACAGTGTAGCTATAGTGTTACATAGATCCtaagaaaacatattttatattttttccagcTCCTCGACAGACACCCGCAATCGATATTATTGATAGTCATTTCTCAAACAAGCCGCTGAGTTGCTACATAAACTttgaaataccaaaaaaaaaacttcatatgtTATGACGAGTGGACACGAAATGGTGGATGTAACCTAAGAGtttatgttgatatttttgaatgtCAATAGAAATCTTGTCATTAATGTCTCAAGAAACATCCACCATTTTGTCACATTTTCAATCGCGAGCTACGCGCTGAGCGGTGATTTATCTGAGTTAATATAACACgcagaaacataaaaattcttcCAATAATTGAAATGATTTAATTCGGCAACTTAGCCGCTCTTTTTTTACGGAGCCCTCTGACATCTTCTTATTGGCAATTTTAGTGCTTAAACTCCTATATCTCCGCAACCGTTGCACCAAACTCTGACTGTAACGAGTCATTTTAACGGGCACTTTGAGGTCTGAATGATTAACATAAtctcaaattgatttaaataacctgaaattatccaattaaaaacgaaaatttggatgttttaattttgccCATGCACTCCACTGTTGATCCCCAGATGAATATTTGGTGTAATTAAGGGGGCCCGATGCGTGACTAACGAATATCCGAACAGAGGATTTACGGAATAATCGGAATTTGCTCTATTATCCGAGCATCAATCCAAATGACTCACGATAATGATCGAACTGTAAATTTCGTGATGCGTTGACAGCCACATTGTGGTACCGGAACCTTCCGGGTTCCCACGTGACTTTAAGGGCCCGAAGTTGCGCAACATTAGGGACGTTTTTAAGTATATAATTTGCTTGCAGATGACCTCTTTCCCATAGTGACAACATTGAATAATAATACGTGATTACGGCGACCTTTTCGATCGCCAGACCTGAAAGCATAATAGAATTTCACGCTCGTTTTGCTCCTAGAAGCGAAAGTATGTCCAGCTAAAGTCCAGCCGCGCAGCAAAATGAAAAGTTACCCCTACGTCCCCAGCATGGTGCAAGCGATCACTGTCCTCACGGTGCTGAAAATGATGACCAAGGCGCAGCCATCTTGTGGCTCTGGATCAATGAATGGAAAAATCCTCTTTGAGAGACTCCCCAACATACAACTTCAAGGATTTGACGATGACGTTGTCAAGGAGACTTTACCCCCATTCATGGTTTTGGAAAAGTGTCAGGAGTTATGCATGAAGGACCGGTCATCTACAAATCTTGTCAGGTAAGATCTTGGTTGGTGGAATTGAAGCCAAAAAACGcttcaaagtaaataatttaactatCCTAAGAAATTTGggaaaacgttccaaaaaaTGAGTTGGAAATTTCGATATTCATAATCGCATCTCCGAAAGTTTTTAATCCGTATATCTTCGTGTATTGCCTCTTGTAAAGGGcttaaattaaagcaaattttataaacttaGCAAATATCGCATGAAATTCTGCAACAATTGTTAAAAGAAGCCGGCCATAGCAAAAACGAACAAcctaatttttaatggattttacTTAAAACTTCTAGACTGTTTAAGTTTACGTTAAAGGAAATATTATGCTCTtaagaaattttgcaagaagtTTCCAAAAAAGTCATCCATAATGGAATTAAAAAGACTTCATCTCCCAGAATTTCCCTACCAAAGCTCCAACTGTTTGGGCTCCaactaaagaaaatttcaacaccTCATCAAATCAAACAATTCTTCTCCTAATCAAAATCTTTCTACCAGACAATGTGCCTCTTTCGATTTTCAACCGGGCAGTCGTATTGCGACCTTCGGCGGCGACTCCCAATATGAAGAGAGTACGTGCTATCTCACCGGAGAACAAGCCAGACCTGAAGGATTGGGCACCCTCATGCTTGCTCCCAACAGCATCCACTTCACCGAGGTCTGCATCACATGTAAGAACACCTTTAATTCTTTATTCAGGAGCTTAAAACACTCCATTGCGCAGCTAATCGACCCGACCGAGAATGTCCCAATCGCAGATACATCTTCGAGCGACACCCCAGAAAAAGACTGAAATTACCCCCCGCTGATATGAAGGAAATGACTGCGAATAACAGGAGCGACTGTGAGGACAAGTGCCTCAATGAATTTAGCTTTGTGTGCAGATCTGCGACTTTCGACATGGGCATGAGGACGTGTGTCCTCAGTAGGTTTACCAGAAGAACGCATCCGGAGTTGCTAGAGGACGATCCTGAGAGCGATTATTTGGAGAACATGTGTTTGAATGCGGACAGGCGTTGTGATGGGATGGCCGTTTTCATTAAGGAAGAGAATAAAAGGCTGGGAGGTCCTTTTGAAGTCGACATGTTCACTAATTTGACATTGGAGGACTGTCAGGCCATGTGCGCGAGGGCGGAGAAGTATTTGTGCAGGTAATATTTGAGGTACTGCCAGCTTTGGGTGCCACCAGCTCTGCCTAGCACTTTCGTAATCTGTTACCAATTAATTTCCCATCTTTTGGACTGTTTTGTCCCTACTTATAtctgttaataaataataactaacCCTGCCTAGTGGTACCACCTTCACGAGTCGCTCTTACAGGTCAATAGAATACGATGAAATGACCAAACAGTGCACCCTCTCGGAAGAGGACTCCATCTCCCAGAAAGACGACATCGGGGTGGCCAGCAGCCCCTCACATCATTTC comes from Euwallacea similis isolate ESF13 chromosome 9, ESF131.1, whole genome shotgun sequence and encodes:
- the LOC136410789 gene encoding farnesyl pyrophosphate synthase-like, whose translation is MFSIKLGRNRSSRELLKELRRGISKTSTDKNSDALSRAQENKLNSVESSYEQNVNYKRWMRQIQHNNIRALSTIQQTLVRPKAQSTALASKEQSRDFMALFPDIVRELTEVGRNPELPDVMKRFAKVLQYNTPNGKKNRGLIAISSYKILEDPAKLTPENIKLISILGWCIEMLHTHFLIIDDIMDDSEFRRGFLCWYRKPGIGLGAINDSLMIGNAVFLLIKKYFREHPMYVPLMELFHDVTLRTTLGQSLDSMCLDSNGKPKLEMFTMSRYTSIVKYKTAYYSFQLPVAVAMYLAGMDDPEQHRQVRTIFVEMGQFFQIQDDFLDCFGDPDVTGKTGTDIQSGKCSWLAVMALQRASPAQRKIMEEHYGRSDPESVTAVKNLYEALSLPNTYAIYEEENYNLIKTHIQQISKGLRHDLFFNIMEKLYTREC